One Populus nigra chromosome 16, ddPopNigr1.1, whole genome shotgun sequence genomic window, atttgattgaatgaatgctaatttttttgtttattttttttagttgactaaacattttctagttaattagaaagttaaataaacattattttttttattgttaatacaGTCTATCtcttaaaatagttttaaaaaaataacatagtcattattaaataatcatattaaatctggcttgatttaataattatgttcctattatcatttctattttaaaaattgatgataaataataataataataataatttctcaTTCATGAATAATAGAGATTTCGTATCTAATGTTCGAGAAGAAGAGAATTTACTCTTTGTGGGTAAAATTTACCggtaaacaaaaattaaaaaaaaaacattagcaatattctttattttaatgttggaccttagttaaatttatttagttgataATTTCAAAAAGTGAAGCTCAATGGGCTTCAACAAGCTCAAAAGTTAAAAGCAAATAAGCCCAGAAATGAACCACAAAAAGCCCACAAATAACATAATTTCTCAACCCATCTTAGAATAATCTTAACCTTCAAAACAAACTAGCCTCAAACACGtcatcctcctcctcttcctcctccattTTCTTCTTCGCTTCCTCTCTCTCCCCCTTCACTTCTCTCTCTCAACAATGGACTACGATTTCAGAAACAGAACAAGCTCACCGTACGACACACCATCGACGATGCACAGATCATCGACGCCGTCAACAGCACCACAACCTAACCATCCGATGTACGGGCCGCCTTCTCTCTATCCAACAGTGAATCAACCTGGTCACACCGTAATCCCTCACGCACCCCGCCACCATTCTTTCACTCAACAAGCCACCTCCTCTCCTTCCTGTAAGTAAACTCACATGATCTTGATAAgcagtatttgattattttaatcaatcaattagttaatttgtaaatttgatttgttgattgaTTGCAGCAGGATTGGGGATTCGGGTTATGATAAAACCGGAATACCGCATCGCTCCTCCAgtaatgtttttctttcattctttttttaattaattgatgattatttttttatatttttgttagtcTGTTGTTTAATGTCTTGATTTGCGTTATAGCCACAATTGACACCACAAATAGTAGAGATTCCGCGGAGTagttttcagtttgattttgagCTTGAGAGACAGATTTTAGCGGAAGCGGAGAAGGATAGCCCGAATTGGAGTAGGCTGCTTGGTTTGGAAAATTCGCCTCCCAAGCCGTTACAGCCGACCTCTTCAATAGTAagtcttctttatatatatatattacgtGGAGTTGATTgagagaatttttttgtttttggaaacaTGATGAGTAATTTGTTAATGCTGttgttttttagtaattttcatGTTGGATGAAGTAGGAGAAATTTGTATAATTTCCTGGTACAGTGGACTTCActgtttattattgtttagaGGGAGTCTGGATAATTTGATTGATTAGTGTGATGATTACCTATGAAATAGGTAAGATAGAATTGTTGTTGTTTAACTTGAAATCGGAAAATTATGGAGCTGTAAAAACAAAGAGTGGCGATTGAGAATTTTATATACATTTGATTAGGTATTAGTATAAGAAAATCAGGAGGATGAGAAATGGAGGGAGTAACGTGTACTAGGAGATGGCTAATTTGAAGCCTCTCTTTGTCACAATCCATGCTACTTTCCTCCTTGGAATTGTCTTCTCTTCCTTTTATGTTTTCTCTGCACATAGTCTGCCTAGTCCTCCAATTCTTGGTTCCTCTCTCATTGTTGGAAAATGTACCTCCAAAGCTGATAGCATCAACTCCTCTGTTGGTGATATTATATGTGTTTGAGATATTTATAGTTTCAGTACCGACTTAATACTATATCCTAGTGGTTGACATTCGCTTGCTCACATTTGATTGAGTGGATTTGGATGTGTTTGGAAATGAAATGTATCGTTTGAGAACCTTGTGATATTTAAGCAGTTTTTCCCTTGGGATTTATGTGAATGAAGTAGGAGGGGTTGTCTATAGGCTGGCTTGGTGCATGTAGACcagattaattaaattgaatggtGTAGTGAACTCCACTGTTATATTTGGTTAGACTCCAGATAAATTTGTTGTTACTGGCAATTATTACTCATGAAGCAGGAAATAATCCTTTTTGTGACGATTGATGATTGTATGCTAGTTTATTTTATGCATTTGAGAAACGCATGTGTGGACTTGATTAGTTAACGAGACAAGTTTTCTGCTGTTGAGTTGTGAAATGGATATTATTGATAATGCAGGGTCCAACTGCAGATCCTGTGGTGAGAAAGTACATTGCAATGGGACTCAATCGAGATGCTGTTCCTCTTGCAGTTGCAAACTATGGAGATAATCCGCCAAAGGTATTTTCTTGGGTTTAGTTTTGCGCTTGTTAACTTTAATTGCAAATAGTAAGATGTTAGGGAATCGGATAGCTGCTATGGTTTTATTATTAACTAATAACGAGTTCTTTCTTCTTTGAGGGTATATCAAACTGTGAATCGTGTTTTTTTGTGAGGGTCTAGTCATAGCAATTGTTTTACCTCTCATTTCTATCTTGAGATTATTCATCCCTGCGCCTGCATGTTTGTGTGGGTGTGCTAGTCTTGGTATTTACCTCTCCTTTCTTGTGATTATTAATCATTGGAATCTTAGCTAATTCCTATAGAACACCATTCAAAgagcatggtttttttccatGCTTCAATGCATCCACACATTCACACACTCATGGGAGAGGGGGGGCAGAGGGTTGCAACTGGCTTATAGAAAATCTTCCTGCAAGCAGTTTAAATGAACGAATACCTTTATGCTCCTTTCCTCCAGGTTCAGGAATTTGTCAACGGCTACGCCCTTCTACAAGAAATGGGATTTCCATCAAACAAGGTAGCTGAAGCTTTACTCATGTATGACAACAACACGGAAGAGGCATTGGCACATTTCCTTAACAGTTCATAACAAGCATGCCTTAATTAGACGTTTGTGTGTGATATTGATAGTTAAAATTGACGCTACACGATTCTAGTGTTGTAGCCATGTTTGCCAGACTGCAATATGATTGTAAAAAAGATACCAGACCGGTGGTCATTTGCTTGTATGTAGTACCCTCTTTTGTCTTTGTATCTTGTAATATTTTAGTAACCCATGTTGAATTCCTTTGCAAATCGATTAGCCTTATCTTCACTGAAATCTCATTCAAGAATGAACACACTCCCTCCTATTTCATCAACGAAAGAATCATCAGCATGCATGTTACATTGTTCATATGGGTACGGAACACTATCTCTTCTTACTAACTCGTATAAATGATATACAAGattcaaaccaaagaaaaagaagcagcagcagcagcctctGTGTAGCCAGTTTGTGTGGATCCTCAAGTCCTCCCTATCTGAAGTCTATCAAAACCCGACAAGCATAAAATCCTGAGGGCCTAGATGCCCGAAAGTGAACTTAAGATCAAATCGCTCTGTTCATATTTGCTTCTTCCATTTCCGGAAACAAATCAAACCCCAGAACAAATCGCTcctgaaaaagaaataataactgtcccataagaaaaaaaaatcaatctggaaaaaaaatattcgaagTTCTATTTATTTATCCCAACAAATTTGTACACCAAAAATCCAGATTCTTCCTTTCCAACACAACTTTTGACCAAATAACAGTgtcaaaaaaaacatttagaaaatAACATAGTTTCAACAAAGATGTAGATGTGATTGATTGAGAATAgcaactttaattaaaaaaaaaaatcaaaccgcaAACTAACCCTAACTCCAAGCCCAACCTTGGGGCCTTACCCCAAATACAAATTCTAAACAATACCCGAACTCTAAACTATAATcctaaatctaaaaaacaaacactaattaataaccctaaaaacaaaccctaactaaatataataaatttttttagctttttttatcttttgatttgtttaggGTTTACCATTAACCCAATACTGGAGagtataattcaataaaaacccCACACtaaatgatggaattgaaaaacaaaaccaaaatatttagagtttgttttttagatttaagaTTAGTGTATTGTTTAGAGTTTGTATTTAGGGTTAGTTTGAGGTTAGGGTTAGAGTTAGAGTTAGTttgaggtttaatttttttagtcaaactcaATATTCCGAATCGTGTTTTTATTAAAGTCATTATTCTCAATCGTATCTTTGTTAAAACTgtgttattttctaaatatttttttaacatgtgctattttgtcaatattttgttcaattgtgctagttttcaaaaaaatccccAAAAATTCTTCAAAGGCAAGCTAAATCTGGTCAGGTCACATCACCAAGGCAACAttccgtgtgtgtgtgtgtgtgtgtgtgtgagagagagagagagagagagagagagagagagagagagacagagagacagAGAAGTGAGAGACCTGATGACCATGATGAGCAGCAAAACTTCCCTTCATCAACATGTAGGACATTAAGCCCAAGAAACCAGGATCCAGCACTGACATCATCATGTGCATAGGTTCGAAGAATAGATCTGCACTCAATAATTTTGGATTCAGACATTGCTCCATGCTGGTCACTGGTCGCGTAACAGATgcaacagaagaagaaaagactTTACCTATTTATTGACACAAATTTCGCTAAAGCTCGTGATATGACATACATCTCACCTGAAGCATGGCGAAAATACCTGTTGAGTGGAAGAAAGAATGTTATGTTTAAAAAGACAAGCATGGAGTggtaaaactaaacaaaaaactGACAAGCCTCTTGTCCTAAATTCTGCAGCATTGCATGTGTAATTGATGCAGATAGATTACAATAGCACGCATTCAAATTATTCGAGTGTAGactggttattaaaaaaaatagcttgtaTTAATGTGAATTTCAAACCAAGAGTGCTCGAACAACTTGAAGGTTGGTGTTACTTGCAGCCAGGTAccacatttcaatttttataatcATGCACTACAACCAAGCTTAATGACATTTAGTTTTCGACATGATTCCACATGGTTAGTTAATGGTGAGAAACAGATCAAATGGCAAAGCTGCATTACTAGAAGAAGAGAATCACTTCCTCATTTCAAACAGTTGTTCACAATGCACAGGTTTAGGTATGCTGCGAGTTTATTAAGAAGATTATGAACAATGTTGATGCccactaaaataaaattgagagaaattcattatatttatatcttgCAAAGATGTAAGAAACAGATTTATAAGTTGGAGGTGTCAGAATCATGGTACGTCGAGAACTTCCATGTACTTGAATATACATTTCGTTATGGTATAACTTACGATTTCTTATCACCAAACTTCCACCAATCTGGTTCGTACCATTTATGACTCCTGTCAAATCTCAACAGTAGAGtttgaaaataagaaattaaatgataaagagTCACAAATCCAATTCCACTTATGTCGTTAATTGACTTTTAAGGAGAAACTCACGGTTCAGAGAAAACTTGGCCTGATTTCATACAACCAATATAAGCACGAGGCTTGTCAAAATGAGCTGCCAGTGCAGTTCCTAAAGCATCTGTGAGAAGTAGAAGTGATAAGACAAGTGCTTTCATAACATTAAATAAGTTGGAGAGATGTAATCTAGAATATAGTAGTACTGCTAGTCAGAAGACCTTATCAATTTTCCTAATGTCTTTTCAGATTAAAAATGAAGAATGCTGACAATACTTTTAGCATGTGACTATCTACAATCAGTGTTGCTAAAAGGACTGGGCACAATATATCCGCAACATCTCTTGGAGCCTACATGCAAGGTGCAAATCACAGAGGCATGCCTAAGCAAAATTAGGCATGTATTTGAAATATAACAGATCACTATTTTCACAGTTTTTTATTtgccaaaaaataatttaaaataaagaaaacataaagaGCTGCAAATTTGCCCAGAAGAGAGAGAGCgaataaaaggaaacaaaaaccgAGAAGGCAGACATTTCCCCGTGAAAGAAATGAATTGCTTAAGTGCTTCTCATATTGCATGCCTAATTTACTGGTTCAGAAGCACATCAACCCTGAGGCTAGGTGCCTTGCATGCCTAAGGTGCATTTTCAACAACAACGGTTATTGATTTATATTGTACTTTTGCGAGAGAGAAAAAGGTTTACTTCATCCTTCCCTGCccaaaaaagatataaatcacTAGGTTGGGTTTTGCACTAGAATCCACGCCTTCGAAACTGTAGATTTGCAATTCAAAAGGAAGTTTATCTCTGAACCTCTAAAAACTCGAGGTACCAGCATAGAATTTTCAACATGAAAACATGTCTTAATCTTGGTAAACAACATTTCTACACCCTGGTGATTAAAAATTCATCCTCTATTTTGTAATGGCTATACCATGCCATACTCAAATCAGTTTtccatattaaaattattattcaaatatatatatataaacatacatGCTTCATGATAGACTGATATTGACGGGATAAA contains:
- the LOC133675880 gene encoding uncharacterized protein LOC133675880; translation: MDYDFRNRTSSPYDTPSTMHRSSTPSTAPQPNHPMYGPPSLYPTVNQPGHTVIPHAPRHHSFTQQATSSPSSGLGIRVMIKPEYRIAPPPQLTPQIVEIPRSSFQFDFELERQILAEAEKDSPNWSRLLGLENSPPKPLQPTSSIGPTADPVVRKYIAMGLNRDAVPLAVANYGDNPPKVQEFVNGYALLQEMGFPSNKVAEALLMYDNNTEEALAHFLNSS